One genomic region from Leishmania panamensis strain MHOM/PA/94/PSC-1 chromosome 10 sequence encodes:
- a CDS encoding protein kinase, putative (TriTrypDB/GeneDB-style sysID: LpmP.10.0760) encodes MPPKKRKAVKRKAETTVTTPAAVAAAKKNSPKAVKKIPPKPTTAKKRAVQRLCTSPASRVVSKAATRKAIVVKATAAAAKVKPVRTPSSSGSHTCSGASSQHSTKTPESRQTAEKTAAPSTVRRKSLPSPSPPAATRAAAVAKPAPTTGTHRRRSTAKQPPQTNEELDDGRITSRAEENKAAQTDRKDAHDDTAAAPSRPTARTSTATRAAPSIVVVTVNENKSEDEDSDDEDTILFRSGVDVADMVGATRSSDGARQSHRDALPTLPHVSLMASTATAVEQRLVSSPEISPTHPLHLLHREAGGGGSSSATLDLRRCTTPPLQPTERGAESLNRQSPESSPEALMADSERKSSSHRWQRQLLASGTPATQHLLQENEKGEEMLQDDGDRHSSTSPVHATETVKQLFTQPARSISLTPTSADDSLNGTLIMGRGSEEDGLEETDAQALHQRQQQRHQYQPCPLGLSNIATRGDSESQWSVERGTKGPPLPPGSATAATSPRLPSLVPRDGSGTEEHRCGTSSWLLSTQSSALKDDEVLSSQQPKTAASVAPSFPAPAGHLRMGGNTSRQHSPSACSYAWLKQTPGGGVVEASHPAAPLPSATPSSFPTHPLFQQQQWLSYAYLNLSFTSPSSSQLTRLADMETTREADADVEESQPPTATTPQRQRRREPPVWRSPQITRLPKSLSVSPTSRRGDSREGAVKASAALPAAQLPSQTQPVASSASPASSSIGETTQTFTQASANAAGGSEAPLPVVPSGPTTASAASRPSTQLITKAAATRPIASPGTMWICLDDDDDNDSEGEDGVAEATRAVPLHNSSDSLLVSVKKEIDAEADGEKTDAVRVLSGHAAHSGTSASPSRSPRERGMAVGEGEQTEVYERLRSQCPSPSKTESGDAVVRVDQSSVPVSSPAQALRRPPAEKSHPIAEILPPTFRPRRRPPDTSADPALSLGTGSATQQRLSSGLGPHCYINLDDDTEEEDEDTNEAPPRQRTRDAPPSLALFHTSPVTGGEVHAQLSLPLIIDDDDDDSTPEGDGETHMTESGSLEVERDAISLKTPKTARDARVERANEVVANEEDDDGLLKSPQKPHVKDFIFPNRLDPGRRPSSPLYRSIHAYQQQLQQLAQGKGEEHAARRVAAAALLPQEGDNADRHHLPQTTVIPVATRDVTGTAADVAAAGQVAHKRSRAKSAKTEAAVSTPTPPDWGRPADALLRDFFPTKPTKRNFMEAARNVLSPMHFLHPGDFWAAFASAEFVGEGSFGLVWRCLTVDGDLVAVKSCPIILRTKANIEDSFSTIREIATMRFLNEMQVPYILPLHSAFFVHGQEALPPLAQEALDWHRQLRKRAEEAALEVEVQLLSRGGHRRASHTAAEENAEDALLTLEQQVAMQMERLASEEGPEERATRARLQSVRLPRFLSITHDDLIQSDATAFLVMELCDGDVEGIPRSDGIAKGVVYCVSSALAAMHELGLLHLDLKPSNILFAYEHGPSQQRLQPQQQFSASGTTMDAIKFYLSDFGNCRLVGPDPMDEVQDSYGTFEYMDLRALREAVCGRPTDAFSLGATLYELLYGRRLYPKCRNPRCSSDGDHSRECFVEVASQPVLLPTVGSPPAAAIVTPTTTIGLNAAAGGHAHGHHAQVRTSGNNSLNTNGPSLTPLQYLTLALLRQSWAERMAAEECRRYLVQTFNITQTEDVSP; translated from the coding sequence ATGCCTCCTAAGAAACGCAAAGCCGTGAAGCGAAAGGCAGAGACCACCGTCACCACGCCGGCagccgtggcagcggcaaagAAGAACTCCCCGAAGGCAGTGAAAAAAATCCCGCCAAAGCCAACAACAGCCAAGAAGCGCGCGGTGCAGCGACTCTGCACCTCACCAGCCTCGCGGGTGGTCTCGAAAGCGGCAACACGGAAGGCAATCGTTGTGAaggccaccgcagctgctgccaaAGTGAAGCCGGTACGaacgccgagcagcagcggcagccacacATGTAGTGGTGCCTCATCACAGCACTCGACTAAGACGCCAGAGAGTCGTCAGACAGCTGAGAAGACCGCCGCCCCTAGCACAGTAAGGCGAAAGTCATTGCcatcgccgtcaccgccCGCTGcaacgagagcagcggcCGTGGCAAAGCCGGCACCAACCACCGGGACACATCGAAGGAGGTCCACAGCCAAGCAGCCGCCTCAGACAAACGAAGAGCTCGACGATGGCCGCATCACCAGCCGCGCCGAAGAGAACAAGGCGGCGCAGACTGACAGAAAGGATGCGCATGATGatacggcggcggcaccatcAAGACCAACAGCACGGACAtcgacggcgacgcgagCGGCGCCGTCCATCGTCGTGGTAACTGTCAACGAGAATAAGAGCGAAGACGAGGACAGCGATGACGAAGACACCATCCTCTTCCGCAGTGGCGTGGACGTCGCTGACATGGTTGGTGCCACAaggagcagcgacggcgctcgCCAGAGTCACCGCGACGCTCTGCCGACGCTGCCTCACGTCTCACTCATGGCGTCGACTGCCACAGCAgtggagcagcgcctcgtctCGTCCCCAGAGATCTCACCAACTCatccccttcacctcctccaccgcgaagctgggggtggtgggagcagcagcgccaccctaGATCTTCGCCGGTGTACGACACCCCCATTGCAACCGACCGAGCGCGGCGCTGAGAGTCTAAACCGTCAAAGCCCTGAGAGCAGCCCAGAGGCCCTCATGGCAGACAGCGAGAGGAAGTCCAGCAGCcaccggtggcagcggcagttgTTAGCCAGTGGCACCCCAGCCACGCAGCATCTGCTCCAGGAGAACGAGAAAGGCGAGGAGATGCTGCAAGACGACGGCGATAGACACAGTAGCACTTCCCCCGTGCATGCAACGGAGACAGTCAAGCAGTTGTTCACTCAACCTGCACGCTCCATCTCACTCACCCCAACATCCGCAGATGACTCGCTGAATGGCACCCTCATCATgggccgcggcagcgaggaggacggccTCGAGGAAACAGACGCTCAGGCGCTTCaccaacgacagcagcaacgccatcAATACCAGCCATGTCCTCTGGGTCTCAGCAACATCGCCACCCGCGGTGACAGCGAGAGCCAATGGagcgtggagagagggaccaaggggccgccgctgccgccaggcTCGGCCACAGCCGCCACATCGCCTCGATTGCCCTCACTGGTGCCAcgtgacggcagcggcaccgagGAACATCGTTGTGGCACATCATCGTGGTTATTGTCGACGCAGTCGTCAGCATTAAAAGACGACGAGGTTCTGTCGTCGCAGCAGCCCAAAACTGCGGCGTCTGTCGCTCCGTCCTTCCCCGCCCCGGCGGGACACCTGCGGATGGGTGGCAACACGAGCCGCCAGCACTCTCCCTCAGCCTGCTCGTACGCGTGGCTGAAGCAGACACCGGGTGGgggcgtggtggaggcgagccaccccgctgcgccgctaccCTCCGCGACCCCGTCCTCCTTCCCTACTCACCCGCtcttccagcagcagcagtggttATCATACGCATACCTTAACCTGAGCTTCACCtccccatcctcctctcAGCTCACGCGACTCGCGGATATGGAGACAACTAGAGAGGCCGACGCCGACGTGGAAGAGAGTCAGCCCCCGACGGCGACAaccccgcagcggcagcgacggcgagaaCCTCCTGTGTGGCGATCCCCGCAGATTACGCGGCTGCCCAAATCATTAAGCGTCTCACCGACGTCCCGGCGCGGTGACAGTCGCGAGGGCGCTGTGAAGGCTAGCGCCGCCTTGCCCGCGGCCCAACTACCATCACAGACGCAGCCTGTCGCATCCTCTGCGTCTCCAGCCTCCAGCTCCATTGGAGAAACAACACAGACGTTCACGCAGGCCTCTGCGAACGCGGCGGGTGGCTCGGAGGCCCCATTGCCAGTAGTACCGAGTGGGCCGACCACAGCATCAGCGGCCAGTCGACCATCGACGCAGCTCATtacgaaggcggcggcgacgcggccCATTGCCTCCCCGGGCACCATGTGGATCTGCTTGGATGATGACGACGATAACGACAGCGAAGGCGAGGACGGCGTTGCGGAGGCAACGAGGGCGGTGCCActccacaacagcagcgattCCCTTCTCGTCTCCGTGAAGAAGGAAATCGACGCGGAGGCGGACGGAGAAAAAACCGACGCAGTGCGGGTGCTGTCCGGGCATGCCGCGCACTCCGGCACGTCGGCCTCGCCGTCGAGGTCGCCACGTGAGCGGGGGATGGCAGTAGGCGAAGGAGAACAGACAGAGGTCTATGAGCGGCTGAGAAGCCAATGTCCCAGCCCGAGTAAAACAGAGagcggcgacgctgtcgTTCGCGTTGACCAATCGAGTGTCCCTGTCTCATCCCCAGCGCAGGCCCTCCGCCGGCCACCAGCGGAGAAGAGCCACCCCATCGCCGAGATTTTGCCACCGACCTTTCGCCCCCGTCGACGTCCACCAGACACGTCTGCCGATCCTGCACTCTCACTCGGCACTGGAAGTGCCACCCAACAGCGGCTATCAAGTGGGCTGGGGCCTCACTGCTACATCAACCTAGACGAcgacacggaggaggaggacgaggacacCAAcgaagcgccgccgcgtcagcGCACTCGAGACGCACCCCCGTCGCTTGCGCTGTTTCACACATCGCCAGTCACGGGCGGAGAGGTACATGCTCAGCTGTCACTACCGTTGATTAtcgatgatgacgacgacgacagcaccCCAGAAGGTGACGGCGAGACGCACATGACGGAGTCTGGTAGtctggaggtggagagggatgCAATATCGCTGAAGACACCAAAAACCGCGAGAGATGCTCGTGTGGAAAGGGCGAATGAAGTTGTTGccaacgaggaggatgacgacGGACTGCTCAAGAGTCCACAGAAGCCACACGTGAAGGACTTTATCTTCCCAAACCGGCTGGATCCAGGGCGGCGCCCCTCCAGCCCCCTCTACCGGAGCATCCACGCataccagcagcagctacagcagctggcgcagggtaagggagaagaacacgcggcacggcgcgttgccgccgccgccttgctGCCGCAGGAAGGCGACAACGCAGACCGTCATCATCTACCACAGACCACTGTAATTCCTGTGGCAACCAGAGACGTGAcgggcaccgctgccgacgtTGCCGCGGCTGGCCAAGTTGCCCACAAGCGCAGTCGCGCGAAGAGCGCCAAGACTGAGGCCGCAGTGTCCACCCCAACGCCCCCGGACTGGGGCCGCCCAGCCGACGCGCTCCTGCGCGACTTCTTTCCAACCAAACCCACCAAGAGGAACTTcatggaggcggcgcggAATGTGCTCTCCCCGATGCACTTTCTCCACCCTGGCGACTTCTGGGCCGCTTTTGCATCAGCTGAGTTCGTCGGGGAGGGGAGCTTTGGGTTGGTGTGGCGCTGTCTCACGGTGGATGGCGACCTCGTCGCTGTCAAGTCATGTCCAATCATCCTGCGCACCAAGGCGAACATTGAAGACTCCTTTTCCACGATACGCGAGATTGCCACGATGCGCTTCCTGAACGAGATGCAGGTACCCTACATCCTTCCACTGCACAGCGCCTTCTTTGTCCACgggcaggaggcgctgccgcctctggcgcaggaggcgctggactggcaccggcagctgcgcaagagagcggaagaagcagcgctggaggtggaagtgcagctcctctcccGTGGAgggcaccgccgcgcctcGCACACAGCGGCGGAAGAGAATGCCGAGGACGCACTACTgacgctggagcagcaaGTAGCAATGCAGATGGAGCGGCTTGCCTCTGAGGAGGGACCAGAGGAGCGGGCCACACGGGCGCGGCTGCAATCGGTCCGTCTGCCGCGTTTCCTCTCCATCACCCACGACGACTTAATCCAGAGCGACGCAACGGCGTTCCTCGTGATGGAACTGTGCGACGGCGATGTGGAGGGTATCCcgcgcagcgacggcatTGCAAAGGGCGTGGTGTACTGCGTGAGCTCGGCGCTCGCAGCGATGCACGAACTGGGACTGCTCCACCTCGACCTCAAGCCGAGCAACATTCTCTTCGCCTACGAGCACGGGCCTTCGCAGCAGAGGctgcaaccgcagcagcaattCAGCGCGTCGGGCACCACGATGGACGCTATCAAGTTCTATCTTTCTGACTTTGGCAACTGCCGCCTCGTCGGCCCGGACCCCATGGACGAAGTGCAGGACTCGTACGGGACCTTCGAATACATGGACCTGCGCGCGCTACGTGAAGCCGTGTGTGGACGTCCAACCGACGCCTTCAGCCTCGGTGCGACGCTGTATGAGCTACTCTACGGTCGGCGGCTGTACCCAAAGTGTCGGAAtccacgctgcagcagtgacggCGACCACTCACGCGAGTGCTTCGTAGAGGTGGCAAGTCAGCCTGTTCTGCTGCCTACAGTCGGGTCGCccccggcagcagcaatagTGACGCCGACCACAACAATAGGCctcaacgccgctgccggcggacATGCGCACGGCCACCATGCACAAGTTCGCACCAGTGGCAACAACAGCCTCAACACCAACGGCCCCTCTCTTACACCGCTGCAGTACCTCacactggcgctgctgcggcagtccTGGGCGGAGCGCATGGCAGCTGAGGAGTGCCGCCGCTACCTTGTGCAAACCTTCAACATCACCCAAACAGAAGACGTGAGCCCCTAA